From one Rhizobium rosettiformans genomic stretch:
- a CDS encoding glycerophosphodiester phosphodiesterase family protein: protein MALWPSGMPVVVVIMRIFLSFLSPPFNGTARRLFHASMSQRLQKTVMAASPEAPTAARATLKIGALLMRLAVLVLGLLLTLVTGAASLAPIPPSNRAALIHERLTKANLNRDHVMVVAHRAGWKKEGVVVRAENSFAAIDHAVSTGVEMVELDVRRSKDGALVIMHDETLDRTTTCRGKVAEFTLAELISCRLVVEGDRRTTDEHVFTLEEAMLHARGRILINIDNKLEPEALVEIADLARSLGMTDGVLLKMAVWNADRLQLARDIRRAIGADFAFMPILADDAVTEPAFIDRAQSALGAPAAELVHWYRDSSEPITTDGGPLLSPLARAAAVRNNTHLWINTYPITDRPEGMVAGGRGDYLALSTGQPEDVWGFFVERGVTIIQTDEPEAVIAWLDAQGLRRSYELTN from the coding sequence ATGGCCCTGTGGCCTTCCGGTATGCCGGTCGTCGTCGTCATCATGCGCATCTTCCTTTCATTCCTGTCGCCACCGTTCAACGGCACGGCCCGGCGACTGTTCCATGCCTCGATGTCACAGAGGCTTCAGAAAACCGTCATGGCGGCTTCACCCGAAGCGCCTACTGCGGCGAGAGCGACATTGAAGATCGGAGCCCTGCTCATGCGTCTCGCCGTTCTCGTCCTCGGCCTGCTTCTGACCCTCGTCACGGGGGCTGCAAGCCTTGCCCCCATTCCTCCGTCCAATCGTGCGGCCCTCATTCACGAGCGCCTGACTAAGGCCAACCTCAACCGCGATCATGTCATGGTCGTGGCCCATCGCGCCGGCTGGAAGAAGGAAGGCGTCGTTGTCCGCGCCGAAAATTCGTTTGCCGCCATAGACCACGCCGTTTCGACCGGGGTTGAAATGGTGGAGCTCGACGTGCGGCGCTCGAAAGACGGCGCGCTCGTCATCATGCATGATGAAACACTCGACCGCACTACCACGTGCCGAGGAAAAGTGGCCGAGTTCACCCTTGCAGAGCTTATAAGCTGCCGGCTCGTGGTCGAGGGAGACCGTCGCACGACCGACGAACATGTCTTCACGCTCGAAGAAGCGATGCTGCATGCGCGCGGCCGGATCCTGATCAACATCGACAACAAGCTCGAGCCGGAAGCCCTGGTCGAGATCGCGGATCTCGCCCGCAGCCTCGGCATGACCGACGGCGTGCTCCTGAAGATGGCCGTCTGGAATGCCGACCGGCTGCAACTCGCCCGCGACATCCGCCGCGCCATCGGGGCCGACTTCGCCTTCATGCCGATCCTTGCCGATGACGCCGTGACCGAGCCTGCCTTCATCGACCGCGCCCAATCAGCGCTCGGCGCACCGGCCGCTGAGCTAGTCCACTGGTATCGGGATTCATCGGAGCCGATCACTACGGATGGCGGACCTCTGCTCTCGCCTCTCGCCCGCGCGGCAGCGGTCCGGAATAACACGCATCTCTGGATCAACACCTATCCGATCACCGATCGCCCTGAAGGCATGGTGGCGGGCGGACGCGGCGATTATCTCGCGCTTTCGACCGGGCAACCCGAGGATGTCTGGGGCTTCTTCGTCGAACGGGGCGTCACGATCATCCAGACGGACGAGCCGGAGGCGGTGATCGCATGGCTCGACGCTCAGGGGCTGCGGCGGTCGTATGAGCTGACGAACTGA
- a CDS encoding GH32 C-terminal domain-containing protein translates to MTTTTGIPEGHRAIDVELPVNAMLHLWLKAVTPDEPGAVSFYSVNGKFGEVQAVNSEENSFRIYHVFGGGTVTLAYDTAVTSLSVAYWFTPSDVLETGITVIHTNPANEPPDLPAGYHFRPPFGWMNDPNGFGRFGGRPHLFYQHYSHGRIWNNMHWGHAVSSDYLRWRHLPVFLFPSEELTVRPDKRGGAFSGSAIARTDGPGIRVFFTEKIADRIPEQEIQLTATSTDLFSAGAAEVFLPRRPDGEGLTFDFRDPYVFRGPDGLWKMLLGSQSDTGGVVLLYETEDNTAASGWVYVGKLYTETRYETSALECPCLLPMDGDYRDPATRWALIYGLMNGEDQETGRRNLTMIDIGWFDGRSFAKSFGRELDFGTDNYAFQAFVDGNTPVGIGWLGNWADTGPTVDFPSAMTLPRTLVLEGDTLLTPPIGAAESLRARMLDRTRLASGQRIELPNGAAEITFELSEAGGAFRLEFDHPDIRLAIAQHEEGLEILHGYLDRPEEPPGPRYLAKAAGARRLRVFLDYGSLEVFADGGRVAGTKRIAGFEPVRAARLVAEPGVVVNATVWSLRL, encoded by the coding sequence ATGACGACGACGACCGGCATACCGGAAGGCCACAGGGCCATCGACGTCGAACTACCCGTCAATGCGATGTTGCATCTCTGGCTGAAGGCCGTGACGCCGGATGAGCCGGGAGCCGTTTCCTTCTACAGCGTCAATGGCAAATTCGGCGAAGTCCAGGCCGTCAATTCGGAGGAAAACTCCTTCCGTATCTACCACGTCTTCGGTGGCGGCACGGTCACACTGGCCTATGATACGGCGGTCACCTCACTCTCGGTTGCCTATTGGTTTACGCCATCGGACGTGCTGGAAACCGGCATTACGGTCATCCACACCAATCCGGCCAACGAGCCGCCGGATCTGCCTGCTGGATATCACTTCCGCCCGCCCTTCGGCTGGATGAACGATCCGAACGGCTTCGGTCGGTTCGGCGGGCGCCCGCATCTCTTCTACCAGCACTATTCGCATGGCCGGATCTGGAACAACATGCATTGGGGTCACGCCGTCTCGTCCGACTATTTGCGCTGGCGACACCTGCCGGTCTTCCTCTTCCCATCGGAAGAACTGACGGTCAGGCCGGATAAGCGCGGTGGGGCATTTTCCGGTTCGGCAATTGCGCGCACCGACGGGCCCGGCATCCGCGTCTTCTTCACAGAGAAGATTGCCGACCGAATTCCCGAACAGGAAATCCAGTTGACGGCGACATCGACCGATCTGTTCAGCGCGGGTGCTGCCGAGGTCTTCCTGCCCCGCAGGCCGGATGGCGAGGGTCTGACCTTCGATTTCCGCGACCCCTATGTGTTCCGGGGGCCTGACGGCCTCTGGAAAATGCTGCTCGGCAGTCAGAGCGACACCGGCGGTGTCGTGCTGCTTTACGAGACGGAGGACAACACCGCGGCTTCCGGCTGGGTCTATGTCGGCAAGCTCTACACCGAGACGCGCTATGAAACCTCTGCGCTTGAATGCCCCTGTCTTCTGCCGATGGATGGTGACTACCGTGATCCCGCCACCCGCTGGGCGCTGATCTATGGCCTGATGAACGGCGAGGACCAGGAGACGGGTCGGCGAAACCTGACGATGATCGACATCGGCTGGTTCGATGGGCGAAGCTTCGCCAAGTCCTTCGGCCGTGAACTCGATTTCGGCACCGACAACTATGCTTTCCAGGCCTTCGTCGACGGCAATACGCCCGTTGGCATCGGATGGCTCGGAAACTGGGCCGACACCGGTCCGACGGTCGATTTCCCCTCTGCGATGACCTTGCCGCGTACGCTCGTCCTCGAAGGAGATACGCTGCTGACGCCTCCCATCGGGGCGGCCGAAAGTCTGCGCGCGCGCATGCTCGACCGCACGCGGCTGGCGTCGGGGCAACGCATCGAGCTGCCCAACGGTGCTGCCGAAATAACTTTCGAGTTGTCCGAGGCCGGCGGCGCGTTTCGGCTGGAGTTCGATCACCCGGATATTCGCCTCGCCATTGCCCAGCATGAGGAAGGCCTCGAGATCCTGCATGGCTATCTCGACCGCCCCGAAGAGCCGCCGGGTCCGCGCTATCTGGCAAAGGCCGCCGGCGCTCGCCGTCTGCGCGTCTTCCTCGACTACGGTTCTCTGGAAGTTTTCGCCGATGGCGGGCGCGTGGCCGGGACCAAGCGGATCGCCGGCTTTGAGCCGGTACGAGCGGCAAGGCTCGTGGCTGAACCCGGTGTCGTGGTGAACGCCACCGTATGGAGCCTCAGGCTCTGA
- a CDS encoding pyruvate kinase, translating to MNMRKTTDATIRAAEIHTEMMTLRQAILDGASLSSSGHGEVDPAIVNLAHYLALRRHDIRLLQRRLMALGLSSMGRLESRVLPTIDAVIHALASLSGVRAEAPAMPAETDFFAGEARLEASTVALFGTTPASRRTRIMVTLPSQAAEGPDLTLDLARAGMDVARINCAHDDPEAWRAMTAFVREAAGVCGRDIKVLMDIAGPKIRTGEVASVDKKLRLQIGDRVRLVANAAPRIDEKVLHSAAVSLPEMVTRLSVGDRLRYDDGKLEAVVDSVEAEEAIIVVRRTKSGGTRLKPEKGINLPDTALGLSPLTTKDEADLEMIIECADLIGYSFVSRPEDIDVLDDVLARHGRSDRQLGLIAKIEQPLALTNLPALIARARQRGPFGVMIARGDLAAEIGFERLAEMQEEILWICEAASVPCIWATQVLEDMVKQGIPTRGEMTDAAMAARAECVMLNKGPAVVEAVSLLDRLMGRMNDHVFKKTPTLRALKSW from the coding sequence ATGAACATGCGAAAGACCACCGACGCCACCATCCGCGCGGCTGAAATTCACACCGAGATGATGACCCTCAGGCAAGCGATCCTCGACGGAGCATCGCTTTCATCATCAGGGCATGGTGAAGTGGACCCTGCGATCGTTAATCTGGCCCATTATCTCGCTCTGCGTCGTCACGATATCCGGCTGTTGCAACGCCGCCTCATGGCGCTCGGGCTCTCTTCGATGGGCCGTTTGGAAAGCCGGGTCCTGCCGACGATCGATGCCGTGATCCACGCGCTGGCATCGCTCTCGGGCGTCCGGGCAGAGGCCCCCGCCATGCCGGCAGAGACTGACTTTTTCGCTGGCGAGGCGCGGCTCGAGGCCTCAACCGTTGCCCTTTTCGGCACAACGCCGGCCAGCCGCCGGACGCGGATCATGGTGACGCTGCCCAGTCAGGCCGCCGAAGGTCCGGACCTCACCCTGGACCTCGCCCGGGCCGGAATGGATGTCGCCCGCATCAATTGTGCCCATGACGATCCGGAGGCCTGGCGCGCCATGACTGCTTTCGTCCGGGAAGCCGCCGGCGTCTGCGGACGTGACATCAAGGTTCTGATGGACATTGCCGGCCCGAAGATCAGGACCGGCGAGGTGGCCTCGGTCGACAAGAAGCTAAGGTTGCAGATCGGCGACCGTGTCCGCCTCGTGGCAAACGCTGCGCCGCGTATCGACGAGAAAGTCCTGCACTCGGCGGCGGTTTCCCTGCCGGAAATGGTAACCCGGCTCTCCGTCGGTGATCGGCTCCGTTACGATGACGGAAAGCTCGAAGCGGTTGTCGACAGCGTCGAAGCGGAGGAGGCTATCATCGTCGTCCGCCGCACCAAATCCGGCGGCACACGCCTGAAGCCGGAAAAAGGGATCAACCTTCCCGACACAGCTCTCGGGCTTTCGCCGCTGACCACTAAGGACGAAGCCGACCTGGAGATGATCATCGAATGCGCCGATCTCATCGGCTATTCCTTTGTCAGTCGACCGGAAGACATAGATGTGCTCGACGACGTCCTTGCCCGCCACGGCAGGTCTGATCGGCAGCTCGGCCTGATCGCCAAGATCGAGCAGCCGCTGGCGCTCACCAATCTTCCCGCTTTGATCGCGCGGGCACGCCAGCGCGGACCATTCGGTGTGATGATCGCGCGTGGCGATCTCGCGGCGGAAATCGGCTTTGAACGGCTGGCGGAAATGCAGGAGGAGATCCTCTGGATCTGCGAGGCGGCCTCCGTGCCCTGCATCTGGGCGACACAGGTGCTGGAAGACATGGTCAAGCAGGGCATTCCGACGCGCGGTGAGATGACCGATGCCGCCATGGCGGCACGGGCCGAATGCGTGATGCTGAACAAGGGGCCGGCCGTGGTCGAGGCGGTCTCGCTTCTCGACCGTCTGATGGGGCGCATGAACGATCACGTCTTCAAGAAGACCCCGACGCTGCGCGCCTTGAAAAGCTGGTAA